One part of the Cherax quadricarinatus isolate ZL_2023a chromosome 13, ASM3850222v1, whole genome shotgun sequence genome encodes these proteins:
- the LOC128688572 gene encoding zinc finger protein 271-like has translation MHHLGDNANEKPHQCPVCLKDFSHKAHLICHMRFHTGEKPFQCSICFKDFSQKSYLIEHTKSHTGEKPYQCSACLKYFTHKAQLKIHKRVHTGEKPYQCSVCFKDFTQKSHQIIHMKVHTIERPYQCTMCLKSFKHKSTLTLHTRSHTGERPYRCFECLKDFTQKSKLTVHMRIHTEDKPFQCSACLKTFKQKHNLLLHMKIHTQEKPFPCSTCLKEFSRKAHLLEHMRTHTGEKPYQCSVCQKRFSHNANLIHHMRVHTGEKPFKCSVCLRNFSQKADLIKHLTIHTGEKVYQCSECLKNFSRKAHLESHMRVHTGEKPYQCSECLKGFSHKTNLITHLRVHI, from the coding sequence ATGCATCATTTAGGAGATAATGCGAATGAAAAACCACATCAGTGTCCAGTATGTCTAAAAGATTTTTCACACAAAGCTCATCTAATATGTCACATGAGatttcatacaggagagaaaccatttcagtgttcaatATGTTTCAAAGATTTTTCACAAAAGTCATATCTTATTGAACACACAAAAAGTCATACAGGAGAaaagccatatcagtgttctgCATGTCTAAAGTACTTTACACATAAAGCACAACTAAAAATTCACAAGAgggttcatacaggagagaaaccttaTCAGTGCTCAGTGTGTTTCAAAGATTTTACACAAAAATCACATCAGATAATTCATATGAAAGTTCATACAATAGAGAGGCCATATCAGTGTACAATGTGTCTAAAGAGCTTTAAACATAAATCAACTCTAACTCTTCACACAAGATCTCATACAGGGGAGAGACCATATAGGTGTTTTGAATGTCTAAAGGACTTTACGCAGAAATCAAAACTAACGGTTCATATGAGAATTCATACGGAAGacaaaccatttcagtgttcagcgTGTCTAAAGACCTTTAAGCAAAAACATAATCTATTACTTCACATGAAAATTCATACACAAGAGAAGCCATTTCCTTGCTCAACATGTTTAAAAGAGTTTTCACGAAAAGCGCATTTACTAGAGCACATGAGAACGCATACAGGTGAAAAACCctatcagtgttcagtgtgtcagAAAAGATTTTCACACAATGCAAACCTTATTCATcacatgagagttcatacagGGGAAAAACCATTTAAATGTTCAGTGTGTCTGAGAAACTTTTCTCAAAAAGCAGATCTAATAAAACACCTGAcaattcatacaggagagaaggtATACCAGTGTTCTGAATGTCTCAAAAACTTTTCACGTAAAGCTCATCTTGAAAGTcacatgagagttcatacaggtgagaaaccatatcaatgttcagagtgtcttaaAGGCTTTTCACATAAAACAAATCTAATAACTCATTTAAGAGTTCATATTTGA